Genomic DNA from Peribacillus sp. FSL H8-0477:
CATACAGAACGGTGAAGAAAAAATGCTTCCAGGTCTTGGCGTCTTATTCGAAGTCATTTGGCAAAATGCAAGTGAATCAGAAAAAGCAGAAATGCTCCAGCTTCTCGAAACAGGATTAAAAACACAATAGCCTTAGGCTATTGTGTTTTTCCATTCTAGACCGAAAAAAGCTACCGAGATTTTCTCGATAGCTTAATCCATTACTTGATTACAGATGATCTGTGTTGATCCGATTTTTCAGCTGTTCGTCATGAATGATTGCATTACCATCATTGTCGAGTTGAACATCGTCCGCCTCATTAGCTACTTCCCGTCTAATGATATTCGATTCTTTAGTCTTAGATGAGACAGGGTCAGCATTTGGGTCACTCACTGGCTGCCTAGACTCTAAGTCTTTTACTTGCTCCAACTCTTCGGTGGTTTGGTACGTAGTCTTTTCACCATCTGGGACAGATGTTTTGGTTACAGGTGGATAATCTTTTTTATTTTGCTGTTTATGCGGCTTTACTTGTTCCATGTAGCCCGCTTTTGTCCCTTCAATAAGGTGCGAACCTTCGTTTACTAAAACGACTACTTTTCCTTCATTAATTTCTTTCATATATGCATGTGCTTCTGTGTCAGATAAACCAGCACCTGCGAGTTTGTCTGTTAAGTCTTCTTTTCCAATATTCATAAATATCCTAGCTACCTTATCTACCAGCGATTCATCATCTTCATCAGAAAAGGTTTTTACATGCTCGAGCCCGTTATCACCCAATCGTTCTAGTTCTTCTTCACTTTTTGCTAATACCGTTATTTCTTTTCCTTTGTATCCCTTGGCTTGAAGTGCTTGTATTTCTTGAATCGCTTCATTTTGATGAAATACTCCGTATACCTTCGTTTCCATGTTCATTCCTCCCTAGTTTTTCCATATACCTATTAATACCCATAGGATGGATTACTAAACGATTTTCTCCCCCTCCAGCCTCGTAACAAATGAAAAAGCTGTCGAGAAATTTCTCGACAGCTTCCACATGTTATTAATACGTTTTTCTTGATGATTTAGTTTCTTCA
This window encodes:
- the sspI gene encoding small acid-soluble spore protein SspI, producing the protein MNLNLRNAIIHNVTGNTQEQLQDTIVDAIQNGEEKMLPGLGVLFEVIWQNASESEKAEMLQLLETGLKTQ
- a CDS encoding general stress protein, which translates into the protein METKVYGVFHQNEAIQEIQALQAKGYKGKEITVLAKSEEELERLGDNGLEHVKTFSDEDDESLVDKVARIFMNIGKEDLTDKLAGAGLSDTEAHAYMKEINEGKVVVLVNEGSHLIEGTKAGYMEQVKPHKQQNKKDYPPVTKTSVPDGEKTTYQTTEELEQVKDLESRQPVSDPNADPVSSKTKESNIIRREVANEADDVQLDNDGNAIIHDEQLKNRINTDHL